One genomic region from Pseudoduganella lutea encodes:
- a CDS encoding flagellin N-terminal helical domain-containing protein: MLSLHTNNAALSAQNSLSRTQSTLSTSMTRLSTGYRINSAMDDAAGLQIATRLKTQTSGMQVAMRNTQNSISMLQTADGALDQTSNILNRMKDLATQAADGSSTAADKTAMQGEYDSLADELTNIFSNTKFGGTELMKTTGGKLNAAISFQIGADSAEKLDADFTTELGTATDATTGIGSISTRFSADNVAPGGVGTELTGAANATISKLATAIDSVSALRSKIGAVANRLDHVNSNLSNISTNTKAAAGRIMDVDFATESASMTSNQMLLQAGTAMLKQSNSQSSLVMSLLQ, translated from the coding sequence ATGCTGAGCCTTCACACCAACAACGCTGCCCTGTCTGCACAAAACTCGCTGTCGCGCACCCAGTCGACCCTGTCGACGTCGATGACCCGCCTGTCGACCGGCTACCGTATCAACTCGGCAATGGACGACGCTGCCGGCCTGCAGATCGCCACCCGCCTGAAGACGCAGACCAGCGGCATGCAGGTTGCCATGCGCAACACGCAAAACTCGATTTCCATGCTGCAGACCGCCGACGGCGCGCTGGACCAGACGTCGAACATCCTGAACCGCATGAAGGACCTGGCAACCCAAGCCGCCGACGGCTCCTCGACCGCCGCCGACAAGACCGCGATGCAGGGCGAATATGACTCGCTGGCCGATGAGCTGACGAACATCTTCAGCAACACCAAGTTCGGCGGCACGGAGCTGATGAAAACGACCGGTGGCAAACTGAATGCGGCGATCTCGTTCCAGATCGGTGCCGATTCCGCTGAAAAACTGGACGCTGATTTCACCACCGAACTGGGTACCGCCACGGATGCCACCACGGGTATCGGCAGCATCTCCACCCGTTTCAGCGCCGACAATGTCGCGCCTGGCGGCGTTGGTACCGAACTGACCGGCGCAGCCAACGCCACCATCTCGAAGCTGGCCACCGCGATCGATTCCGTCTCCGCCCTGCGCTCGAAGATCGGTGCCGTGGCGAACCGCCTGGACCACGTCAACAGCAACCTGTCGAACATCTCGACGAACACCAAGGCCGCTGCCGGCCGCATCATGGACGTCGACTTCGCGACCGAATCGGCTTCGATGACCTCGAACCAGATGCTGCTGCAAGCCGGCACCGCGATGCTGAAGCAGTCGAACAGCCAGTCCTCGCTGGTCATGTCCCTGCTGCAGTAA